ATGGCGGAAATAGGTTTTTTGATCGGCCTTTTTACCAGTCAGGCGGATCTTCTCGGCGTTCACGACGACGACGTTGTCCCCAGTGTCGAGATGCGGGGTGTACATCGCCTTCCGTTTGCCGCGAATGATGGAAGCGACTTCTGTCGCGAGCCGCCCGAGCGGCTTGTCGGTCGCGTCTACGAGCCACCAATGGTGCTCGATGTCCGCGGCTTTCGGTGTATACGTTTTCATACCAAGGCTTACGATTGGGCGCTTCTGAAAAGAGCTTCCAAAGTTAGACGGGAAGCAAAAAAGCGTCAACGGCCAGACCTCCTTGTGTCATGCGGGTTTCCGAGGCGCCTTGGCGGGCTGTGCGCGTAGGAGGACGGCGACCGGACAAGTGATGGCTTTCCTGCC
This region of Longimicrobiales bacterium genomic DNA includes:
- the rplM gene encoding 50S ribosomal protein L13; translated protein: MKTYTPKAADIEHHWWLVDATDKPLGRLATEVASIIRGKRKAMYTPHLDTGDNVVVVNAEKIRLTGKKADQKTYFRHSGYMGHEKHIPFRRMIETHPERVIELAVKGMLPKNTLGRALQKKLKVYAGTDHPHQGQRPEPLDI